The DNA region TTTAATGATATCGTAAGGTAAATGCGTTTCAATAGTTTCCTTTACTTTCTTTTTTCCTTCTTTGCGAATTTCTTCGCGTGTCACAATCACATGATCGTCTGCAACTTCTTTAATGGTTGCCTGGCTTTCTGTTCCGTCTTTTAAAATCAACTGCAATTCTCTACCAATATTTTTTTTGTATTGTCTAGGAAAGAGCAGGGGTCTGTCGATACCTGGAGAAGAAACTTCCAACAAGTAATCAATCCCAAACCAGTTTTTTTCGTCGAAATGGGATTCCAGATAACGGCTGATTTTTTGACATTTTTCAAAATTAATTCCACTATCCGAATCTATGAATATCCGGATGGATTTTTTTGTTTGCTCTATGCCAACTAAAAAACAATCCTGAAAGCTTTCTTCCTGGAATTTAGCAGTCAGTAAATTGTGAATCTCTTCTGTGTACATGCACCGATTGCTTGAAACAAAAAGAGGGAACTCCCGTCCCCTCCTTTAAAAAGCCCTGCAAAGATAATACTTTTTAGCAGATTTACAAGGTTTTATAAGGCTG from Saprospiraceae bacterium includes:
- a CDS encoding ribosome maturation factor yields the protein MYTEEIHNLLTAKFQEESFQDCFLVGIEQTKKSIRIFIDSDSGINFEKCQKISRYLESHFDEKNWFGIDYLLEVSSPGIDRPLLFPRQYKKNIGRELQLILKDGTESQATIKEVADDHVIVTREEIRKEGKKKVKETIETHLPYDIIKEAKIVIKI